GGTCTGGCTGTTGACAGTACGGGGAATGGAAAAATTGATAAGGTTTATGTTTTCCAGGATGTTACCGGTGATGGCAAGATGGATTCGGATGATGAAGTTCTGCTGCTCAACAAGGCCAATGAACTCGTGGCTGACACGGCAAATCCACAAAATCCAAGACTCATAAGTTTTTAATTTCATGTATTTTTATTAAGTTACAGCTCATGTTGAATGCCATCAAAATAACGGTTATTTCCGATCAGCGAGAAATACAGAATGAGCTTGTTTCCATGATGGAAACGATGCCCTATTCTCTGGAGCCACCCATGGACGTGGAGGACTTCGTTGGTGGAAAAGTGATCCGATCTCATATTCTGCTGATCCATCTCACTAAAGATAATTACACCGCCGCAATCGCAAGCTCCGGAACATTTCTTGATAATACAGGAAATGCTATTTTATTTCTGACTGATCAATTTGATCAGGAGGTGATTAGCCGTGCCCGATCGGCCACTCATTCAGGGTTTCTGATATTTCCATTACACTCACAGCAACTTCAGGCATCTCTTGAAACCATCATCCATGCGAATCCCCAATTCACACAACAGAACAAATCCTTGAACACGGCTCCACCGGTTCATGACATCTACGAAAAAAGTATTGCTGAAAACTCATCTTTCAGGGCGTTGAAACACAAAACGATCCTGCTGGTTGAAGATGATGAAAACAATGCGTTCACCTTGAAAGTCATCCTTGAATCGCATGGCATGACGGTTCATAGCCGATCCAATGGGAAGGAAGCACTTCAGTTTCTGAGGGAACAGGGCCTTGTGGATCTGGTGTTGATGGATATCATGATGCCTGTCATGGATGGATATGAGGCCATGCGTGAGATCCGTAAACAAACCATATTTCAAAAAATGCCCATCATCGCACTGACCGCCAAAATCATGAAATCTGAAGTTTCCAGATGCATTGAATCTGGCGCAAGCGATTATTTCCCCAAACCCATTGATGTGGATCGACTGCTTTCCCGTCTCAAAATCTGGCTTTATTAGTCAGTGCTCACAAATTACTGCCGTGAAGTTGCTCATCACTTTTTTTTTACTGATTGTCCCACTGATTGAAATTGGTTTATTAATCCAGTTATCCAGAATCATGCCGGTTGTCAGCATTTTTTTGGTCTGTGGTATCACTGCGCTTCTGGGATTATGGCTGATGCGCAACGAAAATTACACCATCTGGACGTTGATTGAGTCAGATATTCAAAATCAGCGACTTCCGTCTGAAGAAATACTGAATGATTTTCTGGTATGGTTCAGTGGACTGATTTTGCTGTTACCCGGTTTGCTCACAGACGGCCTTGGTATCATGCTGATTTTTCCTGAAATCAGAAAAACGCTCATTGAAGCCACCAGAAAATTTCTGAAAAACAAATTTCAGATGTCGCAATAATAATGACCTGGTTAAGAACCGGGTGGAAACCCTTGTGGACGCATGTAGAGACTGGTTTGAAACCCGTCTCTACTGGTTATTTCTTTATACCCCCTAACCACTTTTTTATTTAAGGATATTTATGTTTACAGGAATCGTACAGGGAACCCGCCAGGTTTCAGAGGTTAAGCATCACTCAGGGATATGCCGCTTGACCATCCACTTGGAGGATCTGTCTGACCAGATCCGTAGAGGTGCCAGTGTTTCCGTCAACGGGGTCTGTCTGACGGTCGTGGATATCAGACAGAAGCATGTGGATTTTGATGTCATTCAGGAAACACTGAGTCGAACTGGACTTGGAACCCTGCAAAATGGCGACAGAGTCAACATTGAACGGGCCTGCCATTATGGTGATGAAGTCGGTGGACATCAAGTTACAGGACACATTGACACTGTCGGGACAATCCATCACATCATCCATACGCCGAATAACCGTGAGGTTTTTATCGCTATGGGCACACAATGGCAGAAATTTCTGATTCCCAAAGGCTGGATCTCGATTGATGGCATCAGCCTCACAGTGGTGCAGGTAGAAGCTGACCGGTTTTCAGTCTGCCTGATTCCTGAAACCCTGGAACGAACCACCCTGGGCTTCAAGAAAGAAGGGGATTCTGTGAATCTGGAGTTTGACCATACCACCAAAGTGATTGTCCAGACGTTGGAAAGAATCCTGCCTCAATACCTCTCAGGAGCTACTTCCTGAGTTTATTTGTAAGCGTTCAGCTTTTACAGCTTTCAGTGTTTATGTGCCTCAGAAGCCTTATGACTCAATAGCAGAAAATATCGTTTGACTTCCAGGCCTTGAGAATTCCTGAAAACTGATAGCTGACGGCTGAACGCTTACGTTAAATTTTTGAGAGAGCCTTATGCGTTTTGCTGCACCCCTTGTATTTCTGTTCATGCTTCTGATTGGAATATCAGGCTGTACCGTGTCTCCGCAACCCGGGATTTATGCCTTGACGGATGAGGAGGTGGAGACACTCCTGTTGACGGATGAACTGAATTTTGAAAGTCTCAGTCATGGGATTGAACGATCCATTCAATATTTTGACCGTCTTCCAGCGACCTCAACCTTTGACTATGGAGAGTTGCAATATTCGGCTCAGGAAATGAAAGCGTCGATGCGACTGTTTCTGAATATCCTTGAAAATCAAAGCGATGATGAACGAATTGCCGGGATTAAGGAAAAATTTTTGTTTTTTGAAAGCCGGAATAACTCAGGAAACGCGTTTTTTACAGGTTATTATGAACCCTTACTGACAGGAAGTCTGGTGCCGTCAGAACAATACCCCGTGCCGATTTATGGGGTTCCAACTGATTTGATTACTGTGGATCTTGGCAAATTCAGCGATGAACTCAAAGGCAAACAGATTGTGGGCCGGCTGTCTCAGAACCAACTGATTCCGTTTGATGAACGTAAAGAAATTTCCTATCGTAACTCCTTGAATAACCGGGCCACCATTCTTGGCTATACGTTCAATCACATTGAGCTGTTCTTTTTACAGATTCAAGGTTCCGGTGTGTTGTTGCTGGATGATGGCTCGAAAGTCAGATTGAACTATGCGGGTCAGAATGGACGATCCTACAAAGCAATCGGGGCCTTGCTCAAAGAAAAAATTCCTCCTGAAGAAATGTCGTTGCAATCATTAAAAAAATATTTGTATGAACATCCTGAGGAAGTGCCAAAAATTCTGTCCTTTAATCCCAGTTATACATTTTTCAGGATTGTGGAAGAAGGCCCTCTCGGAAATATTCAGGTGCCGCTGACCCCCGGACGCTCTGTAGCCATGGATCATCGACTCATCCCCAAAGGGAGTCTGGCGTTTATCGCAACCACCTATCCCGCCAAATATCTGGAAGGAACCGTAGCCGGCACAGCGGGACTGCGAGCCTTGCATCGTTACGTACTGGTGCAGGATACCGGAGGTGCGATCCGGGGCTATGGCAGAGCTGACATTTTTTGGGGGAATGGTGAAACCGCCGAAAAAATTGCGGGTTATATGCAAAATGAGGGAAGGATCATTCTGCTGGTCGCGCGGAAAGAATTTCTGAATTCTGAGCCGTTTCCCCTTGCACAGCGATGACTTTGGGACGACTCATTCAGGGACCAGAATCACTTCCACCCGATTATTCAGGGCACGTTGCTGCGGAGTGTCATTCGCAGCCTTGGGACGTTGCCAGCCAAACCCCTTGACCGTAATTTTTTTTCCATTGATTCCGGCAGTCGTCAGGAAATTCCCCACAACAGCCGCTCGTGCGCCTGAAATTTCCCATTGATTGCGCCATTGGGTTGATTCCACCTGATCAGTGTGTCCTTCTACCTGAATTTTGTTAGGCAGAATATACAGCAGTTTGGCAAACCGTTCGAGTTCCTCCCGTGCCTGAGCATTCAACTCTGTGGAATCCTGATCAAAAAAAGCATTGGCACTGAAGGAAACCACAACCCCCCGTTCATCCACATTGATCTGGGTATCTTCGGCAAGCTCACTGTCTTCAAGTTCTTTGGCCAGTTGTTCCACCACAGAATCCTGCCCTTCCGTGATGAAGGGACTTCCGGAGGGCATGGGTTTAAAACTTTGTGCCACATCCTTGAATTTTGAATTGTCCATCTTGCACATGGAAAACAGCAAAATGAAGAAACACAGCAACAGTGTGACCAGATCTCCATAGGTGAAAATCCATTCCTGATCAAACGGTTCACAATGCGGACAGTCTTCCTCATCAATCATTTGTCCCATCGGACACTCCTGTTCTCAACGTGTGTAATCTTCAGGAAGCAAAATCACTTCTACCCGGCGGTTCAATGCCCGTTTATAGGCAGTGTCATTATAAAATCTGGGTCGGGTGTCCCCATAACCCGCGATCTGAATTCGTTTGGGCGACAATCCGGATTTTTCAAGTTCATCGGCGACAGACGCGGCTCTTGCTGTGGAAAGTGCCCAGGGGGAAGGATAATCCGTCAGCGTGTCGGCTTCACTGTCCGCATGTCCGGCCACAAGCACCTGGTTGGAAAAACTGGAAATGATCGGAATCATGTTTTTCAAAGCGACCCGTGCCACTTCAGTCAATTCCACAGAGTTGGTTTCAAACGCCACGTTTTCCTTGAAGGTCACTTCCACCCCCTTGTTGGAAACATTCACGGTGACGTCATCGGGCATTTCCAGTTTTTCCAGTTTCTGGGCAGCATTTTCCATCACAGAACTTTTGCCTGAAAAAACAAACGGACTTCCCATCGGCATGGACTTGAAACTCATCGAAACCTGTTCGATTTTCTGATCATCCATCTTGCACATGGAAAACAGCAAAATGAAGAAACACAGCAACAGTGTGACCAGATCTCCATAGGTGAAAATCCATTCCTGATCAAACGGGACACATACTTCGCACTCTTCTTCATCAATCAATTGACCCATAATGTCTTCTCCCAAACGTATTGTTGGTTATTCACCACCACCACCACCACTTCCGCCTTTTTGTTCATTTTCAAATTTGAGTTGTTCATACATTTGTTTTTGGGAGGAGGGCAAATAATTCATCAAATCCCCTTCAATGAAATCCGGACGCTCTCCACGTTCAATGTAAAGCACACCGTCGCGGATCATTTCCATGAGCAGTTTTTCATCCCCTTTGAAGCCTCCGAGTTTTGTGGCAGTAGGCGCAAAAATAACGTTTGCGAACAAGGATCCATACAACGTTGTGATCAACGCCACGGCCATCGCAGGACCAATTTTGGAAGGGTCATCCAGGTTCTGGAGCAGAATCACAAGCCCGACCAGCGTTCCGAGCATTCCCCAGGCAGGTGCGAGTGATGCCAGGGTTTTGATCACGGCGATGTCGCCATCGGACTGTGCCTCGGTATATTTCATTTCATGCGCCAGCATGTCCACAATCAGTTGCCGGTCAACCCGGTCCACCACCAACCGGAGTCCACCACGCAGGAATTCATTTTCAATGCTTGGCAGCGCGTCTTCAATCGCCAAAATATTTTTTCTCGCGATCTTGGACACATCGACAATCAATGTCAGGGTTTCAACCAACTGCACATTGGGTTCCTTCCAGGCTTTACCGATCAGTTTACCAAAGGTCTTTGCCTGGTCCATGGGATAACTGATAAAGGTTGAGGCAATCGCCCCCCCCAAGACGATCAGCAGGGAGGGAAAATCGATGAAGTACTTGATCGCTGAAGGTGTCAGTGTGAAGGTATTAAAATCGAACATGATGGCCATTAATAACAGAAATAGCGCCAGTATGTTTCCGACCAGTGTTCCTGTATTCATATGTTTTCTCCCGCGGTGAGTTTATTGAGATATTCAACCACAACTTTTTTTAATTGACTGAGTTCTTCGGTGAATCCCCCGGATAAAATGGGGAAGCGGCACCATGTTTTGGGATCAAGGTTTTCATCATCCAGATGAAATGAAGGGGCATAGCGTTCGCGTTTCCATTGATTTCTGCTCCACAATAGAAAAAATTTTTCAACATACTTATATAATTGAAGTGGTGTGTAGGTTTTCCACTCTGCGACATCTCTCAATTCCAGCCAAACTTCCAGCGGTGATTTCCGGTCACGGATCGCCAGTTTTTCGATCCGGTCCAGCAACGGATAGGGCATCAGATCGGCTTCATCGGACTGCTCCGATTCCAACGGTCGCAACTCCGCGGTGGGACGTTGGGCAGTCACCAGTTTCAATATATGAAGTGGTCCTGTTTCCGCAAGTCCTTCTTGTTCCATCCAGCAAAGCCAGGAGATGATAAAAGCTTTGTCAATACCCGCGATCGGACTCAAGCCTCCACAGGTATCGCCATCCATGGTGGCATACCCCACAGCGGCTTCACTCCGGTTGCTTGTGGAAAGCAGCAAGGCACCATACACATTGGCCAGCATCCAAACGCCGGGCCCCCTGACCCTGGCCTGAATGTTCTGCAAGGCCAGATCATCCTGTTCCCAGGTCAGTGGACGTTCCAGCATTTGTTCTACCCATTGCGTATAGGTCTGTACCAGTCCGGAAATTTCAAAATTAAAAAATTTTCCATGCAGACTTTCACACAAACTTTTCGCGGCGTCCAACGTGGTTTCTGAAGAATGTTTGCTGGCTTGATAAACTCCGGTCAGGAGTTGTGGCATAAGCGTTTTCCAATCTTCCGAACCCGTATCATTGGTGTTAATCCAAGGTAACTTTTTCTGGATGTCAGTCCATTTCAGTTCCTTGAGCACCAGTCTGCACATGAGCCAGATCAGCACAGCAACCGTAGAGGAATCCGCGCCTCCGCTCATGGATAGCACAAATCCACGACTGCGGCTTTTGCGCATATAATCCCAGAGTCCGAGAGAAACAGCCCTCGCAAACTCTTCCTTTCGATTTCCGGCAACCGGATTGATGATCACACTGGCAACCGGAATTTTTTCAGGGATGGGAAATTGCCAGGGGCAGTCAATGGTGTATTTCTGCTGATCAGGATGATTGGGACGATAGTTTGTATTTTTCCGGCGATAAAGGCGATTGAGTGAAATATCCGCTACGGCAGTGGTCATCAGCACATCACGAAACGAAAACCGTGTTCCGCTCGCAATCAATCCCCGGTTTCCTGACGCGATTAAAACGGTGCCATCATAAATAATCCGTCCGGCTTCACAACCGATCAAATTGCTGTAAACATACACACTGTTTGTAACCCGGGCACCTTCCCTGACGATCTGACAGCGAGTCTGATATTGATCAAAGGCAAAATGGCTGGCACTTGCGTTTAATATGACATCAACGCCAAGATCCGCCAACTTGGTTCCCGGACGCTGAATGACCCATGCGTCTTCACAAATCTCGAAGCCAACCTTGACACCATCCATATCAAACAGCAAATCCCCGACAGGAATAGTTTGCCCCTTGTGTTCAATGGTGGTCTGGAATGCGCTAGGCCATGGTTTGAACCAACGGGTCTCATAATACAGATCCTGCCCCGCCAGAAACTGTTTGGGCACAATGCCGCAAAGCTTTCCGTTCACCAGCCAGGCAATGGCATTATACATCACCTGACTCACCAGCACAGGAAGTCCCACAGCCACCCCGATTCCAACAGTGTGGGGCAAAATCTCATCGAGAATTTCCAGCGATCGCTCAGCGACACTCGCAGAATGAAAGGCATCTTCGCAACCATAACCTGAAATGCACAACTCTGGCAGGCATAACAGGTCAACACCGGCTGATTTTGCCTGTTGAATTGCAGAAAGAATGTTGGTCAGGTTGTTTTTCCAGTCAAGTGGCGTCTGGTTGAGTGCGGCGCCCCCGACTTTGACAAATGAAATAGTGGTCATGACCTGGTTTTGAAGGGGTTCATTAAATAATTCGTAAGCGTTCAGCCGTCAGTTTTCAGGAATTCTCAAAGCCTGGAAGCCAAACGATATTTTCTGCTATTGAGTCATAAGGCTTCTGAGGCGCATAAACACTGAAAGCTGAATACTGAAAGCTGAACGCTTACAAAAAATCAATCAGGTTTGTTTTCAGGCAAACGGAACAATTGACCTGCGTTATGGGTTGTCTGTTCGGCAATTTCATCCAGACTCACATTCAATTCCTGTGCAATAAATTGTGCGATTACGGGAATTCGTGAAGGATCGTTGGATTTTCCCCTGAATGGCATGGGACTCAGAAATGGCGCATCGGTTTCCAGCAGGATTCTGTCCAATGGGGTTTGCCGGAGCACAATTCTCAAGTCCTCAGCACTTTTAAACGTAACAATACCATTGAAACCGATATACCATCCCATCTCGAGCAGAGTCTGGGCCATCCTCAAGGATCCTGTGAAACTGTGTGCCACACCTTTGCGGGTGAGTGGGGTTTCACGGAGTATCTCAAGTGTGTCCTCTTCAGCCTCACGCGTATGTAAAACCAGTGGCAATTGGACTTTTTCCGCAAATTTCAGATGCTCCCGAAAAGAGTGTTTTTGGGTTTCCAGGGGAGATTTCATGTAGTGATAATCCAGACCTGTTTCGCCAACTGCTACAATATCAGGGTTGGTGTGGAGAATGTTTTGCATTCTGCTCAGGATCTCGTCAGAAAACTGGCTGGAATCATGAGGATGTATGCCAACACTGCCATAGATGCCCGCATGCTTTCGTGTGAATTGATCAACAAATTCCATAGAAGCTTCATCAATGGAAATAGTGATCAACTGAACCACCCTGGCGGCTCTGGACAGTGCAACAGATTCTTCAGGTTGAACAGGCAACATATCCAGATGGCAATGGGTATCAATAAAACTTGTCATAATTTTTACGGATAAGTAAGAATGCCACTGATTTCAGGGGTTATGCTGTGACAGGTATTTGGATATACAAATAAAAAGCGTTCCACTTTTCGATTTTTTGATTACTGGTAATGTTTTTCGATGAAGTCTTTGAAATAAACAAACTCCTTTTCATTTTCAATCTGAAACTCAATCATCTTTCATTAATAACACCTTTATGAAATCATGGCATTTCCTGTTATTCAGCTTAGGAATCAATTTATTGACAGGAGGATGTTATTCATTATCTTTCTATCATGATGTTGCCCAACTGCGTGCGATGCCTGATGGTGAACTGGAACAAATCAACACTGTTTTTGCCTCCAGAGAATTGACAAAGCCTCCGTCACTGCGGAGGATTTGTCCAAGTGGTGTTTCCAAAGTGGAAATTCTGCAAAGCTTTGACAATGGAATGCTGCATTATCTGACTCTGGGATTTTACAGTCCCATGTCCATCAAAGTCTGGTGTGATACTCCTCCGATGGATATTCCCTGAATATTATTTAAATCGATTATTATGTTTGAATCCTTGTCTGAGGCCTTAGGTTATCAGTTTCGGAATCCTGAAATTCTGAAACTCGCACTGACCCATAAATCATGGTCTTCCGAAAAACTCTTGAACAATGAACGTCTGGAATTTCTGGGTGATGCGATTCTGGATCTGGTGATCACAGAATGCCTGATGACACTCTTTCCTGAAGCCTCAGAAGGAATTCTTTCGAAGCTCAGGTCAACCCTGGTGAATGAACAGGGACTGAACCGGGTTGCGATAAATTTGAATCTCGGCCAGTTTCTTTTTCTGGGAAAAGGAGAAGAAATGACTGGCGGACGTTCCAAACCATCTTTGTTATCCAATGCCCTGGAAGCTGTGTTTGCCGCAATTTATATTGATAGCAAGACAGATTCAGGTTTGTCACGGATGGCGGAAGTGATTGAACGATTATTTGAGCCGTTTATTCCCAGAACCATGGATTCCAACCAGCACAAGGATCCTAAAACAGAACTTCAGGAATTGGTACAGAAGCAGTTCCGTGCTCTCGTCCATTATGAATTGCTGGAGGAATCAGGGCCGGATCATC
This portion of the SAR324 cluster bacterium genome encodes:
- a CDS encoding response regulator; this translates as MDVEDFVGGKVIRSHILLIHLTKDNYTAAIASSGTFLDNTGNAILFLTDQFDQEVISRARSATHSGFLIFPLHSQQLQASLETIIHANPQFTQQNKSLNTAPPVHDIYEKSIAENSSFRALKHKTILLVEDDENNAFTLKVILESHGMTVHSRSNGKEALQFLREQGLVDLVLMDIMMPVMDGYEAMREIRKQTIFQKMPIIALTAKIMKSEVSRCIESGASDYFPKPIDVDRLLSRLKIWLY
- a CDS encoding FxsA family protein; translated protein: MKLLITFFLLIVPLIEIGLLIQLSRIMPVVSIFLVCGITALLGLWLMRNENYTIWTLIESDIQNQRLPSEEILNDFLVWFSGLILLLPGLLTDGLGIMLIFPEIRKTLIEATRKFLKNKFQMSQ
- a CDS encoding riboflavin synthase subunit alpha, with the translated sequence MFTGIVQGTRQVSEVKHHSGICRLTIHLEDLSDQIRRGASVSVNGVCLTVVDIRQKHVDFDVIQETLSRTGLGTLQNGDRVNIERACHYGDEVGGHQVTGHIDTVGTIHHIIHTPNNREVFIAMGTQWQKFLIPKGWISIDGISLTVVQVEADRFSVCLIPETLERTTLGFKKEGDSVNLEFDHTTKVIVQTLERILPQYLSGATS
- a CDS encoding MltA domain-containing protein yields the protein MRFAAPLVFLFMLLIGISGCTVSPQPGIYALTDEEVETLLLTDELNFESLSHGIERSIQYFDRLPATSTFDYGELQYSAQEMKASMRLFLNILENQSDDERIAGIKEKFLFFESRNNSGNAFFTGYYEPLLTGSLVPSEQYPVPIYGVPTDLITVDLGKFSDELKGKQIVGRLSQNQLIPFDERKEISYRNSLNNRATILGYTFNHIELFFLQIQGSGVLLLDDGSKVRLNYAGQNGRSYKAIGALLKEKIPPEEMSLQSLKKYLYEHPEEVPKILSFNPSYTFFRIVEEGPLGNIQVPLTPGRSVAMDHRLIPKGSLAFIATTYPAKYLEGTVAGTAGLRALHRYVLVQDTGGAIRGYGRADIFWGNGETAEKIAGYMQNEGRIILLVARKEFLNSEPFPLAQR
- a CDS encoding flagellar motor protein MotB codes for the protein MGQMIDEEDCPHCEPFDQEWIFTYGDLVTLLLCFFILLFSMCKMDNSKFKDVAQSFKPMPSGSPFITEGQDSVVEQLAKELEDSELAEDTQINVDERGVVVSFSANAFFDQDSTELNAQAREELERFAKLLYILPNKIQVEGHTDQVESTQWRNQWEISGARAAVVGNFLTTAGINGKKITVKGFGWQRPKAANDTPQQRALNNRVEVILVPE
- a CDS encoding OmpA family protein; the protein is MGQLIDEEECEVCVPFDQEWIFTYGDLVTLLLCFFILLFSMCKMDDQKIEQVSMSFKSMPMGSPFVFSGKSSVMENAAQKLEKLEMPDDVTVNVSNKGVEVTFKENVAFETNSVELTEVARVALKNMIPIISSFSNQVLVAGHADSEADTLTDYPSPWALSTARAASVADELEKSGLSPKRIQIAGYGDTRPRFYNDTAYKRALNRRVEVILLPEDYTR
- a CDS encoding MotA/TolQ/ExbB proton channel family protein encodes the protein MNTGTLVGNILALFLLLMAIMFDFNTFTLTPSAIKYFIDFPSLLIVLGGAIASTFISYPMDQAKTFGKLIGKAWKEPNVQLVETLTLIVDVSKIARKNILAIEDALPSIENEFLRGGLRLVVDRVDRQLIVDMLAHEMKYTEAQSDGDIAVIKTLASLAPAWGMLGTLVGLVILLQNLDDPSKIGPAMAVALITTLYGSLFANVIFAPTATKLGGFKGDEKLLMEMIRDGVLYIERGERPDFIEGDLMNYLPSSQKQMYEQLKFENEQKGGSGGGGGE
- the nadE gene encoding NAD(+) synthase; amino-acid sequence: MSFVKVGGAALNQTPLDWKNNLTNILSAIQQAKSAGVDLLCLPELCISGYGCEDAFHSASVAERSLEILDEILPHTVGIGVAVGLPVLVSQVMYNAIAWLVNGKLCGIVPKQFLAGQDLYYETRWFKPWPSAFQTTIEHKGQTIPVGDLLFDMDGVKVGFEICEDAWVIQRPGTKLADLGVDVILNASASHFAFDQYQTRCQIVREGARVTNSVYVYSNLIGCEAGRIIYDGTVLIASGNRGLIASGTRFSFRDVLMTTAVADISLNRLYRRKNTNYRPNHPDQQKYTIDCPWQFPIPEKIPVASVIINPVAGNRKEEFARAVSLGLWDYMRKSRSRGFVLSMSGGADSSTVAVLIWLMCRLVLKELKWTDIQKKLPWINTNDTGSEDWKTLMPQLLTGVYQASKHSSETTLDAAKSLCESLHGKFFNFEISGLVQTYTQWVEQMLERPLTWEQDDLALQNIQARVRGPGVWMLANVYGALLLSTSNRSEAAVGYATMDGDTCGGLSPIAGIDKAFIISWLCWMEQEGLAETGPLHILKLVTAQRPTAELRPLESEQSDEADLMPYPLLDRIEKLAIRDRKSPLEVWLELRDVAEWKTYTPLQLYKYVEKFFLLWSRNQWKRERYAPSFHLDDENLDPKTWCRFPILSGGFTEELSQLKKVVVEYLNKLTAGENI
- a CDS encoding TatD family hydrolase, which translates into the protein MTSFIDTHCHLDMLPVQPEESVALSRAARVVQLITISIDEASMEFVDQFTRKHAGIYGSVGIHPHDSSQFSDEILSRMQNILHTNPDIVAVGETGLDYHYMKSPLETQKHSFREHLKFAEKVQLPLVLHTREAEEDTLEILRETPLTRKGVAHSFTGSLRMAQTLLEMGWYIGFNGIVTFKSAEDLRIVLRQTPLDRILLETDAPFLSPMPFRGKSNDPSRIPVIAQFIAQELNVSLDEIAEQTTHNAGQLFRLPENKPD
- the rnc gene encoding ribonuclease III; translation: MFESLSEALGYQFRNPEILKLALTHKSWSSEKLLNNERLEFLGDAILDLVITECLMTLFPEASEGILSKLRSTLVNEQGLNRVAINLNLGQFLFLGKGEEMTGGRSKPSLLSNALEAVFAAIYIDSKTDSGLSRMAEVIERLFEPFIPRTMDSNQHKDPKTELQELVQKQFRALVHYELLEESGPDHQKLFEIAVMMDSKELGRGKGSSKKQAEQAAAGSALIHLHEFSSSTTKSTL